The stretch of DNA TCAATCTTCGGCAGGGCAGCAGCGTCATGCAGCTCAAGGGTCACCTTGAACTTCACAAAAGACCCGCGCGGATCGTCTGTCTGAAGATTGATGATGAGTTCTGGAAGCTCGTAAAAAACAATCTGGGAAGGGTCGACGACCTTCTTGCCGTCTACGCCGACTTCAACATGCTCTTCTTCGCCACCGCCAAAGACGCCCATCATAAAGGCGCCGCCGAGGCCACCAATAATCAGCAGCAATGGCAAAGCAATAAAGAGGACAAGCTTTTTGCCCGACATCTTGCCGGACGCTGCCTCGCCTTCTTCATCATCAATGTCAGCAATGTCGTCGGCTGATGCCGTGGCGTCACTCATGTTGCAAACCCTGCGCGTGATGGAGCGTCTTTAAGACCAAGCTCCGCGAACTATCCCGGTGCATCCCACCCGTCCTTGGGGGTTTGCGTTTGATATGTCCGCCGCCGCGCGTTCTGCCGGTGGCACCAGTTGGAGTGAGACGCTGAATTTAAGCCCGTCCCCCAACTTCGATGCTCGCAGTGTGAGGGTCGGCGGTTAACGAAGCGTTTTACAAACCGCCCACCGAGGCAAAAAACCGGCAAAAAGTGCCGGGTGCCCGGCAATCGGCAGCCTTTTGCCGCCCCTGCCAACCGGCACTACATCGCTAAACTATTGATTTGATTCATATTTCAGTTTGGCACGGCCAATGCACAGCTAGGTCCGTGGTAGCGACCCGAAGCCGCCACATCGACGACACATAAATCCGTCCACAGAGCTTTTTCCCGAGAGCCGCGTGGACATTGACCAGCCTGAGGTCCGTTATGGAACAAGCAATTTCAATTGCACTGTCGCGTCAGATGACGCTGCGCCGCGCGATGGACATCGTTGCCAACAACGTTGCCAACGCGAACACATCGGCCTTCAAGGCAGAGTCCCCTATCTTTTCTGAGTTCCTGATGCCCGGTGCCAAAGCCGATGATCGCTCAGGCCTCAACAATGCAGGCGCACTCTCCTTCGTCCTCGACAGCGGCACAAAGCGCGATCTGTCCGAAGGCGATATTGAAGTCACCGGCAATACGTTTGACGTTGCCATCAGCGGTGAAGGTTTCTTCGCTGTCCAGACGCCAGATGGCGAGCGCTACACACGCAGCGGCCATTTTGGTGTCGATCAGAACAACCAGCTGGTCACCCAGCAGGGCGACCCGGTGCTGTCTGCAGCAGGTGCACCCATCACAATCAACCCGGATGACGGCGTGATTGAAATCGGCCGCGACGGCACCATCGCTGCGGGCGAAACCACCATTGGCCGCATCGGCGTCGTCAATGTGGACAATCCCGCTGCCATGAAGAAGACCGGCGACAACTACCTGGAAACCGATCAGGCCGCTGTCGCAATCGAGAACCCCACCGTGATGCAGGGCTTCATTGAAAGCTCGAACGTCAAGCCAGTGGTGGAAATGACACGGATGATCGAAGTCATGCGTGCCTACACCTCG from Pyruvatibacter sp. HU-CL02332 encodes:
- a CDS encoding flagellar basal body-associated FliL family protein, whose product is MSDATASADDIADIDDEEGEAASGKMSGKKLVLFIALPLLLIIGGLGGAFMMGVFGGGEEEHVEVGVDGKKVVDPSQIVFYELPELIINLQTDDPRGSFVKFKVTLELHDAAALPKIEPLMPRIIDNFQIYLRELRASDLEGSAGLFRLKEEILRRINMDVRPYEVADVLFTEMIIQ
- the flgF gene encoding flagellar basal-body rod protein FlgF, with translation MEQAISIALSRQMTLRRAMDIVANNVANANTSAFKAESPIFSEFLMPGAKADDRSGLNNAGALSFVLDSGTKRDLSEGDIEVTGNTFDVAISGEGFFAVQTPDGERYTRSGHFGVDQNNQLVTQQGDPVLSAAGAPITINPDDGVIEIGRDGTIAAGETTIGRIGVVNVDNPAAMKKTGDNYLETDQAAVAIENPTVMQGFIESSNVKPVVEMTRMIEVMRAYTSTQKTINKMGELQQSAIRQLGREPR